CTACATTGAATTACTCAATTCTCAACGGGTAAATCGTGTTTATCTAAATGAACTAACTTTAACAACAGAACCATCTCTTGGAATTGAAACTGTTAAATTAATTGTAGAACCAGAAGACACTGCAACAACAAAAGCTAGGGAGCTAATATCTTCTGCTCAACAACAGATAGTGAATGAAGTTACTCAACAAGAACTCATACAATTGATAGAAACGATCATAGTCTATAAATTTCCGCGCCTGAGTCGGGAGGAGATAGAACAAATGTTGGGAATAGGTGAATTAAAGCAAACACGGGTATATCAGGAAGCTTTTCAGGAAGGTAAGTTAGAAGGTAAGTTAGAAACAATACCTCAGTTGCTAACACTGGGATTAACTGTAGACCAAATAGCTCAAGCTTTGGGTATAGAAGTTGAACTAGTTCGGAAGGTTGCTAGTGAAAAAGTTTCTAGTGACAATATAAATACTTAAAAACTTTATTGATAGGTAGTTGTTGATTGTTGCTTCCAAATGCCAAATAACTGATAACTAAAAACTTCTCAGTAAATAAGAGAGGTAGAGTGATCTACCTCTCTAGTTGAGGGAATATATTAATTACTCACAGCTTACAAGCTTTAGTATCTGCCGCTATTGGGCTTGTGAACGATAAAGCTGAGAATTTGACACTGTTTAACGTTATCAAATCCGACAACGCGGATGAAGCAGTTGCCATACTGTGAACGGCAAGCTTGTACTTCGCTCAATACTTCTTGAGTGCTTCTAGCGCTGAACAAAGGCAGTTTCCACATTGTCCAGTAGTATACAGTAGGCTCTGAGGATTCGTTGAACTCGATCGCTGGAATGTAACCTTGATTCAGAATGTACTGGATCTGCTTAGAAATTTGAGCATCGGTGAGGGGAGGAAGGTAAGAAAGGGTTTCGTAACGACGCTCTTTTGGTAGAGTTTGCATAGCTAAATGATAATTATTGCGGTTGACATTGGTTATTCAGTTATCAGTTATAGTTTGTTAACTGTTAACTGTTCTCTGTTCATTGTTTGGATCTGAGATTGCTTGCTGTTCTGACTCAGAACAGGGGCTTGTTTGATTTAACTGCGTTATCCGCTCAAGATGCTGGCGACGGTGTTCCATATTGGCTTGTTGAATACCAGCGCGAACCATTTCCGGTAAGAATTCGGTGACTTCCTCCGCTATATGTTCTCTGACTGTCATGAGCCGCAATGCTAAATCCGGCTTTTCTTGGAAAAGTTCTTCAATGTAAGCTTCTCCATCCTGGATTTTGTCTTGTGCGGAAAAGCGATGCAGCCAATATGCCAAGGGAGGATTGGTTTCACTGAGTTGAGCCAACACCGTCCTCACTGCCTGATATGTCAGGTAGCTTTGCAGCGTCTTGGCTGTGTCCTTCGCAATTTGTTTAATATTCATGCTTGACCCCAGCCCCTGTGAATTTTAGATTGTGGGTTTTGGATTTTAGATGAATCCAAAATCCAAAATCGCAAATCTAAAATCGTCAGACTGTATCCATTGCCTCGAACTCGAACTTGATTTCTTTCCAAAGTTCACAAGCAGCAGCCAACTCAGGAGACCACTTAGCAGCTTCACGGATAACGTCGTTACCTTCGCGAGCCAAGTTGCGGCCTTCGTTACGAGCTTGAATACAAGCTTCCAAAGCCACACGGTTAGCGGTTGCACCAGGAGCGTTGCCCCAGGGGTGGCCAAGAGTACCGCCACCGAATTGCAGTACGGAATCATCACCAAAGATTTCTACCAATGCTGGCATGTGCCATACGTGGATACCACCAGAGGCAACAGCCATGACACCAGGCATAGAAGCCCAATCTTGGGTGAAGTAAATACCGCGAGACTTGTCTTGCTCAACATAGTTTTCGCGCAGCAGGTCAACGAAGCCCATTGTAATGCCGCGCTCACCCTCCAGCTTACCGACCACCGTACCAGTGTGAATATGGTCTCCACCAGACATCCGCAGAGTCTTAGCCAAAACACGGAAGTGGATACCGTGGTTCTTTTGACGGTCAATTACAGCGTGCATCGCCCGGTGAATGTGGAGCAATAGACCATTGTCACGACACCAACGAGCCAAGGTGGTGTTAGCAGTAAAACCTGCGGTTAAGTAGTCGTGCATGATGATGGGCATCTTGAGTTCTTTAGCGAACTCTGCCCGCTTGAGCATTTCTTCGCAGGTGGGGGCGGTAACGTTCAGGTAGTGACCTTTGATTTCGCCTGTTTCTGCTTGGGCTTTGTGAATTGCATCAGCTACAAACAAGAAGCGATCGCGCCAACGTTGGAAAGGCTGAGAGTTGATATTTTCGTCGTCTTTGGTGAAGTCCAAACCACCGCGCAAGCACTCGTATACAGCGCGTCCGTAGTTCTTCGCAGACAAACCGAGTTTGGGCTTAATAGTACAACCCAACAAAGGACGACCGTATTTGTTTAATTTATCACGCTCAACTTGGATACCGTGGGGAGGCCCTTGGAAAGTCTTGAGGTAAGCTACTGGAATCCGCAAGTCTTCCAGACGCAGCGCCCGTAGAGCTTTGAAACCGAATACGTTACCTACAATTGAGGTCAACATATTGGTTACAGAACCTTCTTCAAACAGATCCAAGGGATAGGCAACGTAGCAAATGAACTGGTTGTCTTCGCCTGGAACTGGTTCGATATCGTAGCAACGACCTTTGTAGCGGTCTAGGTCGGTCAGCAAGTCCGTCCACACGGTTGTCCAAGTACCAGTGGAAGACTCAGCCGCCACAGCAGCGCCAGCTTCTTCGGGTGGAACCCCTGGCTGGGGTGTAACACGGAATGCTGC
Above is a genomic segment from Fischerella sp. JS2 containing:
- a CDS encoding Rpn family recombination-promoting nuclease/putative transposase; this translates as MKTDSIFYRLFQSFPSIFFELIQQPPQLANAYQFSSVEVKQLSFRIDGVFLPYSVELPIYFSEVQFQADKKFYSRFFTEVFNYLDKTELTNNWRGVVIFPSSSVDTGETQRYIELLNSQRVNRVYLNELTLTTEPSLGIETVKLIVEPEDTATTKARELISSAQQQIVNEVTQQELIQLIETIIVYKFPRLSREEIEQMLGIGELKQTRVYQEAFQEGKLEGKLETIPQLLTLGLTVDQIAQALGIEVELVRKVASEKVSSDNINT
- the rcbX gene encoding RuBisCO chaperone RbcX, which codes for MNIKQIAKDTAKTLQSYLTYQAVRTVLAQLSETNPPLAYWLHRFSAQDKIQDGEAYIEELFQEKPDLALRLMTVREHIAEEVTEFLPEMVRAGIQQANMEHRRQHLERITQLNQTSPCSESEQQAISDPNNEQRTVNS
- a CDS encoding form I ribulose bisphosphate carboxylase large subunit, which codes for MSYAQTKTQTKAGYQAGVKDYRLTYYTPDYTPKDTDILAAFRVTPQPGVPPEEAGAAVAAESSTGTWTTVWTDLLTDLDRYKGRCYDIEPVPGEDNQFICYVAYPLDLFEEGSVTNMLTSIVGNVFGFKALRALRLEDLRIPVAYLKTFQGPPHGIQVERDKLNKYGRPLLGCTIKPKLGLSAKNYGRAVYECLRGGLDFTKDDENINSQPFQRWRDRFLFVADAIHKAQAETGEIKGHYLNVTAPTCEEMLKRAEFAKELKMPIIMHDYLTAGFTANTTLARWCRDNGLLLHIHRAMHAVIDRQKNHGIHFRVLAKTLRMSGGDHIHTGTVVGKLEGERGITMGFVDLLRENYVEQDKSRGIYFTQDWASMPGVMAVASGGIHVWHMPALVEIFGDDSVLQFGGGTLGHPWGNAPGATANRVALEACIQARNEGRNLAREGNDVIREAAKWSPELAAACELWKEIKFEFEAMDTV
- a CDS encoding ribulose bisphosphate carboxylase small subunit translates to MQTLPKERRYETLSYLPPLTDAQISKQIQYILNQGYIPAIEFNESSEPTVYYWTMWKLPLFSARSTQEVLSEVQACRSQYGNCFIRVVGFDNVKQCQILSFIVHKPNSGRY